A single genomic interval of Penaeus vannamei isolate JL-2024 chromosome 21, ASM4276789v1, whole genome shotgun sequence harbors:
- the LOC113824999 gene encoding mucin-22 encodes MLSLAVRGGVAPWHLTAIITLLLAMKANSEILYAETAPMPYSVWAADLLPGYVLNPAIRNGRSCVCKQKNLAAFMQSSYGLASDALTAGGLASVAQPQSSFDYFYLTPPPINLVPAAVTTQTTTTAEATTTTTTPKATTTTTTSTTTTTPEPTTSTSSTTSTTTSSTSTASTTTTTPEATTSTTTSTTSTTSTTTSSTSTTSTTTPEATTSTTTSTTSTTSTTTTTPEATTSTTTSTTITTSTTTTTSTTTTTSTTSTTTTTPEATTSTTTSTTSTTSTTTSSTSTTSTTTPEATTSTTTSTTSTTSTTTTTPEATTSTTTSTTTTTSTTSTSTTSTTSSTTSTTTTTTPAASSSVCGSGCSKEVTVDSSYSGGPFTWSTPGWENGDPYPDDCECTLTVHNIGSGRIISFIFAENSRIKAVGNCLFDRLEVTAPSVTGKWCDTNIKSRDASYFLFGNFDIVYRFVSESADGNLVEAGFSLTVGVQMLGK; translated from the exons ATGTTGAGCTTGGCAGTTCGAGGCGGCGTTGCTCCTTGGCACCTGACCGCCATCATCACCCTCCTGCTGGCGATGAAGGCGAACTCGGAGATCTTATACGCCGAAACTGCGCCGATGCCATACAGCGTGTGGGCAGCCGACCTG TTACCGGGCTATGTGCTTAACCCAGCCATCAGGAATGGACGGTCGTGCGTGTGTAAACAGAAGAATCTAGCAGCGTTTATGCAGTCTTCTTATGGGCTCGCGTCAGATGCCTTGACCGCTGGAGGACTCGCGAGCGTTG CTCAGCCACAATCTTCCTTCGACTACTTCTACCTCACGCCGCCCCCGATCAACCTCGTCCCAGCTGCTGTAACGACGCAAACTACAACTACGGCAGAGGCGACGACTACAACAACTACACCCAAAGCAACGACTACAACAACTAcatctactacaacaactacgcCAGAACCGACGACTTCAACATCATCTACAACATCAACTACAACTTCATCTACATCTACAGcgtctacaacaactactacaccTGAAGCAACGACTTCAACAACTACATCTACAACATCTACAACGTCAACTACAACTTCATCTACATCTACAACGTCTACAACAACACCTGAAGCAACGACTTCAACAACTACATCTACAACATCCACAACgtctacaacaactacaacacctgAAGCAACGACTTCAACAACTACATCTACAACAATAactacatctacaacaacaactacatctacaacaactactacatcCACAAcgtctacaacaactactacaccTGAAGCAACGACTTCAACAACTACATCTACAACATCTACAACGTCAACTACAACTTCATCTACATCTACAACGTCTACAACAACACCTGAAGCAACGACTTCAACAACTACATCTACAACATCCACAACgtctacaacaactacaacacctgAAGCAACGACTTCAACAACTACatctacaacaactacaacatccACAACATCTACTTCTACAACATCAACTACATCATCTACAAcgtctacaacaactactaccacaCCTGCTGCATCAAGCTCAG TGTGTGGCAGTGGATGCAGCAAGGAGGTAACCGTAGATTCAAGCTACAGCGGCGGGCCCTTCACGTGGAGTACACCCGGTTGGGAGAACGGCGACCCTTACCCCGACGACTGCGAATGCACTCTCACAGTCCAC aACATTGGGTCTGGGAGAATCATCAGCTTTATCTTCGCTGAGAACTCTCGAATCAAAGCCGTTGGAAACTGCCTATTTGACCGTTTGGAAGTTACTGCTCCCAGTGTCACCGGAAA GTGGTGTGACACGAACATAAAGTCGAGAGATGCATCCTACTTTTTGTTCGGAAACTTTGACATCGTCTACAGGTTTGTCAGTGAATCCGCCGATGGCAATCTTGTAGAGGCTGGTTTCAGCTTAACAGTTGGAG TCCAAATGCTTGGGAAGTAA